DNA sequence from the Bdellovibrio bacteriovorus genome:
TACCCGCCTGCCCGGACCTTTCCATTCCTCTTGGAAAAATCCATAGGTTTGTCATGATATCTTCTTTCCAATCCATCGAACGTGCGGTGATGACATTGATTTTTCCATCTAAATAAACGGCGCGTGTACAAGCCTCTGACTTTGAATAAGTCAGAAGAAAAACCGTGAAAACAGCCACTAATTTTTGAATTGCCATTTGCGTTTCCTTTTTTCTAAGTCTCAGTAAACTTAAGATCGATTATGACTTGTGAATCTTCACCCGTCGTTTAGGAAACACCACTTTGCTAAGACTCACTCTTGCGAAAAAGCAGAAGGCTGCTGCAAACCGACCCCTATGGACCCACTAAGACATTAGGAAACCACACCTCTTGCCAGCGCTGGGTCTTTACATCTTTGGACAGCTTTTTAGGAGAAACGCTAAGCTCATCAGCAAAATTTGCTTCAAGCACACGACTATTGACGGCTCCATAAATACCTGTGGAAGCTTTATGAATGACGGCGGTAAGGATGCCGCAGTTTTTGCAGAAAAGAAATTCCGCCGTCTCGCTCCCCTGCTTATAAAAACCTACAAGGGCTTCGTTGCGGAACTTAATCTTTAGAGATCCTTGAGGATCGGAAACATAAGCGGCATGATGTTTCACGCAAAAATCACAGTCGCAGGCTCGAGGTTGAATCGTTTCAGGTGATGCCGTCATCCCTGCCTCCAACTGAATATTCTTACAATGACAAGATCCTTGTAGCATGTTCATAACGAAAGACTACTCAGGATCCAATTCAC
Encoded proteins:
- a CDS encoding GFA family protein, whose translation is MNMLQGSCHCKNIQLEAGMTASPETIQPRACDCDFCVKHHAAYVSDPQGSLKIKFRNEALVGFYKQGSETAEFLFCKNCGILTAVIHKASTGIYGAVNSRVLEANFADELSVSPKKLSKDVKTQRWQEVWFPNVLVGP